The genomic DNA ATATTCATATGGAGGATAAAAATAACCAGCAGGTCGGGATTAACCTCGACCCCTTCAAACAGCCGTTCCTGTATTTCAACTCCAAAAAAGCCACCAAGGGAATTGCCCTGTCATCCAGCTGGGTGAGTGTTCAACTGGGCCAAAGCTGGACGTTTGACACCTCGTTGCAGAAGAAAAAGGACTTCAATGGGACCGTCTCTTTGACGCTCATGCTCCAGAAAAGCGGCGGGACGATTGTCTCGAATTTTGTCACCTTGAACATCCCGCCCGCCCAGGCCTCCGGACTCTCGAAAATTCAGGAGCAGTTTATTATTCCTGAGGGAGGCGTGCAGCTGCGTCTGGCCCTGCAGGGAAACTTTTCAGGAAAACTATTAATCCTGAAACCTAAATTATTCACCGCGCAGCCGACAGAGGTCCCGATCAAGGCACCGGCAGAAGCCGTGGAGCCAGTGAGCGCGCCCGTTCCTGCCGTGCCTCAGGAGGCCGCTCCCGCTGCTCCGGTCGCACCTGCTGAGCCCGTCGTCACCGCCGCTCCCGCCGTTGCCGCTGAGCCCGCGACCAAACCGGCCGATCCCGAGGATAAATGGTCGATGAAGGCTAAATAAAGCTGCCGCACCCGGCTGAAGGAGGGGGTATTGTTTTGGCCTATTTTGGCGCTGCGGATGCGACGGAGCGCATCCCTCCATTCGAACACACGCGATACGGCCATGCTTTCAACCCTTATGGAGGGTTTCGCTCTGTCGAAACCTGTGCCAGAAGGGCCAAAGCAATAGACCTTGCCGGCGGAAACATCGCCTGAATAATTTAATTGAGATGATTAGCTATAACGTGCTAGTTATTAGCTATGCGTTATGCCTTTATTTCTGACATCCATGCCAACCTGCCGGCGTGGCGGGCCGTTCATCGCGATATCCGCAGCAACAAAATTGATTATATCCTGTGCCTCGGCGACCTCATCGGCTATGGCCCCTCTCCCGTCGAAGTGCTCAATGAGGCACACGCGCACATCGACGCTTTCGTGCTGGGGAATCATGACGCGGTGGTCAGTGGCAGAATGGATGACACGTCATTTAATCCCCATGCCCGGGATATGATCCGGTGGACGGCCGCCAGGCTCAACCGGAAGGCCTCTGCCTTTTTAGCCTCGTTTCCCCTAACCATCATCGGCAATGGATTCCAGTGTGCCCATGGCGAATTTTCCCGTCCAGCAAGTTTTGATTATGTGCTGAATCCGGAAGAGACGATCCCGTCCTGGCAGGCCGTCGACTCACCACTTCTGTTGGCGGGCCACACACACGAGCCGGCATTTTTCCTCCTCGGGCCAAGCGGTGTGCCTCGCCAGATTGCCCCTCAGGATTTCGAGATCGAGCCGGGCAAACGCTATTTCGTCAATGTCGGCTCAGTGGGCTGTTCGCGGGATGGTGACCCCCGGGCCAGTTACTGTATTTACGACACGGCTGCCCGTGCGGTGTTCTGGCGGCGGGTGCCCTTTGATCTGGATAGTTTCCGGACGACCCTGATTCATTCAGGGCTTGAGCTGGACCGGTGCGCCTTGTTGAAGACCGATCCGCTGGTCCAGACACTTCCGTTGAGGGCCCGTTTGGACTTTACCCCGCCCACAGCCCCGGAAAAATTGGCACGCCCGACTGTCGCGATGCAGGACATTACAACCTTGCGACGATCCATCCGCCAGTGGCAAAGGCTGTTTTTGTCTGCTGCCGTCATTATGGTGCTTTTAATCCTTGCCGCGATCCGGGTCTGGTTCGAGCAAAGAGACTATCGCGCCACTATAGGAGTCTCACCTACCCCACTGGCCGCAACCCATGTTCAGGTAAAAA from bacterium includes the following:
- a CDS encoding metallophosphoesterase, which translates into the protein MRYAFISDIHANLPAWRAVHRDIRSNKIDYILCLGDLIGYGPSPVEVLNEAHAHIDAFVLGNHDAVVSGRMDDTSFNPHARDMIRWTAARLNRKASAFLASFPLTIIGNGFQCAHGEFSRPASFDYVLNPEETIPSWQAVDSPLLLAGHTHEPAFFLLGPSGVPRQIAPQDFEIEPGKRYFVNVGSVGCSRDGDPRASYCIYDTAARAVFWRRVPFDLDSFRTTLIHSGLELDRCALLKTDPLVQTLPLRARLDFTPPTAPEKLARPTVAMQDITTLRRSIRQWQRLFLSAAVIMVLLILAAIRVWFEQRDYRATIGVSPTPLAATHVQVKTNLLINPQSPVPPGRAIPGWQIQLGDYRLQKASVLALKKEGICIQLESGAAEAGVTLTAPLIHVQPGQSWSMSGLFGKGVSFAGTTVMAVTLIRRGNQGSITNQNFAVKEPLLARSDGWMKVRQSFTIPAGGETIQVQIRGAFRGTLRTRSLSLELNHYPDHERSSLQPSYPDSPAK